From a region of the Mycobacterium sp. SMC-8 genome:
- a CDS encoding ATP-binding cassette domain-containing protein, which produces MVTGARLAGLTVDIALRRGRRPDTVNVLDDVNLEVPAGQVTALIGESGCGKSLVVAALSGLLPPGSRARGLVHIGDRELRPDDERSWRALRGRHVGVVPQSAATSFTPVRTVGSQLAEISARLGVSGREEQIGDRGREEQIGVRGREEQMGVSTPEQLCAAVALPAGVVHRYPHELSGGMAARVAIAAALAGRPALLLADEPTSALDPENAALVWRLLGTAAADGAAVLVVTHDMPSLLRAEVCDDVAVMTRGTVRSRQPLADALADPDPYLRALLGTVPV; this is translated from the coding sequence CTGGTGACCGGCGCGCGGCTGGCCGGTCTGACGGTGGATATCGCGCTGCGACGCGGACGCCGCCCGGACACCGTCAACGTCCTCGACGACGTGAACCTGGAGGTCCCGGCGGGACAAGTCACGGCCCTGATCGGTGAATCCGGTTGCGGCAAGTCACTTGTCGTGGCTGCCCTGTCCGGTCTGCTGCCACCGGGATCCCGGGCCCGCGGCCTCGTGCACATCGGCGACCGCGAACTGCGTCCCGACGACGAACGGTCCTGGCGCGCGTTGCGGGGTCGGCATGTCGGGGTGGTACCCCAGTCAGCGGCGACGTCGTTCACCCCGGTGCGCACCGTCGGTTCCCAGCTCGCCGAGATCAGCGCACGGCTGGGTGTCAGCGGACGCGAAGAGCAAATCGGCGACCGCGGACGCGAGGAGCAAATCGGTGTCCGCGGACGCGAGGAGCAAATGGGCGTCAGCACCCCGGAGCAGTTGTGCGCGGCCGTTGCGCTGCCGGCCGGGGTGGTGCACCGGTACCCGCACGAACTGTCCGGCGGCATGGCTGCGCGGGTCGCGATCGCCGCGGCACTGGCAGGCCGTCCCGCACTGCTGCTCGCCGACGAACCCACCTCGGCGCTCGACCCCGAGAATGCCGCACTGGTCTGGCGGCTGCTCGGCACCGCGGCCGCCGACGGCGCGGCGGTGCTGGTGGTCACCCACGACATGCCGTCGCTGCTGCGCGCCGAGGTTTGCGACGACGTCGCGGTGATGACCCGCGGCACCGTGCGGTCCCGGCAACCGCTGGCCGACGCGCTCGCCGACCCCGACCCCTATTTGCGAGCGCTGCTCGGGACGGTGCCGGTGTGA
- a CDS encoding ABC transporter ATP-binding protein yields the protein MSGIEARGLTVSFRGAPVFEGVDLDAPAGAVTGVTGTSGSGKTTLLRVLAGLHPADAGEVRYDGAPAPAKGSVALLAQHPRLVCNPRWTLARVLAEPAVIRGQRPAVDEVARRVGLDPELLDRYPGQVSDGQLQRACLGRVLTQRARFLLCDEPTAMLDPIATGSVVSLLGEFAADGAAVVLVSHDPALVDALAAHALALPRPLG from the coding sequence GTGAGCGGGATCGAGGCGCGCGGCCTCACGGTGTCCTTCCGCGGCGCGCCGGTGTTCGAGGGTGTGGACCTGGACGCGCCGGCCGGGGCGGTCACCGGTGTCACCGGCACCTCGGGCAGCGGTAAGACGACGCTTCTGCGGGTACTGGCCGGGCTGCACCCCGCCGACGCGGGCGAGGTCCGCTACGACGGCGCGCCCGCACCGGCGAAGGGGTCGGTCGCGCTGCTGGCCCAGCATCCCCGTCTGGTGTGCAACCCGCGCTGGACGCTGGCCCGGGTCCTCGCCGAACCCGCCGTGATCCGCGGACAGCGGCCCGCCGTCGACGAGGTGGCCCGCCGCGTCGGACTCGATCCTGAACTGCTGGACCGCTACCCGGGCCAGGTCAGCGACGGCCAGCTGCAGCGGGCCTGTCTCGGCCGGGTCCTCACCCAGCGAGCCCGCTTCCTGCTGTGCGACGAGCCGACCGCGATGCTGGACCCGATCGCCACCGGGTCGGTGGTGTCGCTGCTGGGCGAGTTCGCCGCCGACGGCGCCGCGGTTGTGCTCGTCAGCCACGACCCCGCGTTGGTCGACGCCCTGGCGGCGCACGCACTCGCCTTGCCGCGCCCATTAGGGTGA
- the lpdA gene encoding dihydrolipoyl dehydrogenase, translating to MTHYDVVVLGAGPGGYVAAIRAAQLGLSTAIIEPKYWGGVCLNVGCIPSKALLRNAELAHIFTKEAKTFGISGEATFDYGAAFDRSRKVADGRVAGVHFLMKKNKITEIHGYGKFTGPNSIEVDLNEGGTESVEFDNAIIATGSSTRLVPGTSLSENVVTYENQIMSRELPGSIIIAGAGAIGMEFAYVLKNYGVDVTIVEFLPRALPNEDAEVSKEIEKQYKKLGVKILTGTKVESIEDEGGQVTVKVSKNDKSDELKADKVLQAIGFAPNVEGFGLDKAGVELTDRKAIGIDDYMRTNVPHIYAIGDVTGKLQLAHVAEAMGVVAAETIAGADTLALGDYRMLPRATFCQPQVASFGLTEQQAKDEGYDVVVAKFPFTANGKAHGLGDPTGFVKLVADKKYGELLGGHLIGHDVSELLPELTLAQKWDLTANELARNVHTHPTMSEAMQECFHGLVGHMINF from the coding sequence GTGACCCACTATGACGTCGTTGTTCTCGGAGCCGGTCCCGGCGGGTACGTCGCGGCCATTCGTGCCGCCCAGCTCGGGCTGAGCACCGCCATCATCGAACCCAAGTACTGGGGCGGCGTGTGCCTCAACGTCGGGTGCATCCCGTCAAAGGCGCTGCTGCGCAACGCCGAACTGGCCCACATCTTCACCAAGGAAGCCAAGACTTTCGGCATCAGCGGCGAGGCCACCTTCGACTACGGCGCGGCGTTCGACCGCAGCCGCAAGGTCGCCGACGGCCGCGTGGCCGGCGTGCACTTCCTGATGAAGAAGAACAAGATCACCGAGATCCACGGGTACGGCAAGTTCACCGGACCCAACAGCATCGAGGTCGACCTGAACGAGGGCGGCACCGAGAGCGTCGAGTTCGACAACGCGATCATCGCGACCGGCTCGAGCACCCGCCTGGTGCCCGGCACCTCGCTGTCGGAGAACGTGGTCACCTACGAGAACCAGATCATGTCGCGCGAGCTGCCCGGCTCGATCATCATCGCCGGCGCCGGAGCCATCGGCATGGAGTTCGCCTACGTGCTGAAGAACTACGGCGTCGATGTCACGATCGTCGAGTTCCTGCCGCGCGCGCTGCCCAACGAGGACGCCGAGGTCTCCAAAGAGATCGAGAAGCAGTACAAGAAGCTTGGCGTGAAGATCCTGACCGGCACCAAGGTCGAGTCCATTGAGGACGAGGGCGGCCAGGTCACCGTCAAGGTGAGCAAGAACGACAAGTCCGACGAGCTCAAGGCCGACAAGGTGCTGCAGGCCATCGGCTTCGCGCCGAATGTCGAGGGCTTCGGCCTGGACAAGGCCGGCGTCGAGCTGACCGACCGCAAGGCCATCGGCATCGACGACTACATGCGCACCAACGTGCCGCATATCTATGCGATTGGCGATGTCACCGGCAAGTTGCAGCTCGCCCACGTCGCGGAGGCGATGGGTGTGGTCGCCGCCGAGACCATCGCCGGCGCCGACACGCTGGCGCTGGGCGACTACCGCATGCTGCCGCGCGCGACGTTCTGCCAGCCTCAGGTGGCTTCCTTCGGCCTGACCGAGCAGCAGGCCAAGGACGAGGGCTACGACGTGGTCGTCGCGAAGTTCCCGTTCACCGCCAACGGCAAGGCCCACGGCCTCGGTGATCCGACCGGCTTCGTCAAGCTCGTCGCGGACAAGAAGTACGGCGAACTGCTGGGCGGCCACCTGATCGGTCACGACGTCTCCGAGCTTCTGCCCGAGCTGACCCTGGCGCAGAAGTGGGACCTGACCGCCAACGAACTCGCTCGCAACGTGCACACCCACCCGACGATGTCGGAAGCGATGCAAGAGTGCTTCCACGGTCTGGTCGGCCACATGATCAACTTCTAA
- a CDS encoding diguanylate cyclase, producing the protein MRDGSVGSLLRQWWRQSDDYQWRIDFLRSRGLLSVLRWVIAGIGVTMGALSVVNAFAPPGAVDAVFRIGWAVVAIGSLGWAARWAFLPWPTARASAGLVVFVDVLMTLSALLFGDPNLAMSGITILLCAGGYVVFFHGPRLHLAHIGWCIVSVVGIAVWLASVSGEYGLQVAVSRAVIALLVTVCVLPALQFGFWLLQGSSKQSFTDPLTELTNRRGLEVSMKRLNEAARGDAQLCALLIDVDGFKEVNDTLGHAVGDDVLIRTARRIRESVRDDAVVVRWGGEEFLVVDRIPAPQAETSQSGSVPRCRRRPIRPSRRASAWHRAGRPSQPLST; encoded by the coding sequence GTGCGGGACGGGTCGGTCGGCAGTTTGCTACGTCAGTGGTGGCGTCAGAGCGATGACTACCAGTGGCGGATCGATTTTCTGCGGAGCCGCGGACTGCTGTCGGTACTGCGCTGGGTGATCGCCGGTATCGGCGTCACGATGGGCGCGCTGTCGGTCGTGAATGCCTTCGCGCCGCCGGGAGCGGTCGATGCGGTGTTTCGGATCGGCTGGGCAGTGGTGGCCATCGGTTCGCTGGGCTGGGCGGCGCGCTGGGCGTTTCTGCCGTGGCCGACGGCACGGGCCTCCGCCGGGCTGGTGGTGTTCGTCGACGTCCTCATGACGTTGTCGGCGCTGCTTTTCGGTGACCCGAACCTGGCGATGTCGGGCATCACCATCCTGTTGTGCGCGGGCGGCTACGTGGTGTTCTTCCACGGTCCTCGGCTGCATCTGGCCCACATCGGCTGGTGCATCGTCTCGGTCGTGGGCATCGCGGTGTGGCTGGCGTCGGTCAGTGGGGAGTACGGGCTGCAGGTGGCCGTCTCCCGGGCCGTGATCGCGTTGCTGGTGACGGTATGCGTCCTGCCTGCGCTGCAGTTCGGGTTCTGGTTGCTGCAGGGCAGCTCGAAGCAGTCGTTCACCGATCCGCTGACCGAGCTGACCAATCGCCGCGGGTTGGAGGTGTCGATGAAGCGGCTCAACGAGGCCGCGCGTGGTGATGCGCAACTATGCGCATTGCTGATCGACGTCGACGGTTTCAAGGAGGTCAACGACACCCTGGGGCACGCGGTCGGCGACGACGTGCTGATCCGCACGGCGAGGCGGATCCGCGAGAGTGTGCGCGACGATGCCGTGGTGGTCCGGTGGGGCGGCGAGGAGTTCCTGGTGGTGGACCGGATCCCGGCACCTCAGGCCGAGACGTCGCAGAGCGGATCCGTTCCGCGGTGTCGGCGCCGGCCCATCCGGCCATCACGGCGAGCATCGGCGTGGCATCGTGCCGGCCGTCCGAGTCAGCCCTTGTCGACGTGA
- a CDS encoding alpha/beta fold hydrolase: MLSNPWRHPPGVPRCAPPRAEGAVFLPDGRRLGYAEYGNPSGPLVLWFHGTPGGRRQLPIVGRRAAENLGLRVVLVERAGSGLSDPHRYHRIGDWADDMAHVADVLGADKVGVVGLSGGGPFALACAGTPALADRVAAVAVLGGVTPSVGPDATCSGPIELARRFAPVTSALRRPFARVTAGLLTPVIPLAHLAYRGLSAAMPDGDKQVFANPEIEAMFIDDIVHAAAGGFQALLDDARLFGRDWGFRLADVKVPVRWWHGDADSIISLADAQAAAEHLPAVELLLMPDESHLGGFAKADDVLAFLAHHLRTDGSARPVGDDDAVPAAGLGLVHGRIGGDDHVDKG, encoded by the coding sequence ATGCTGTCGAATCCGTGGCGCCACCCGCCCGGGGTGCCGCGCTGTGCGCCACCCCGCGCCGAGGGCGCCGTCTTCCTGCCCGACGGTCGCCGCCTCGGTTACGCGGAGTACGGCAACCCGTCGGGGCCGCTGGTGCTGTGGTTCCACGGCACGCCCGGCGGCCGCAGACAGCTGCCCATCGTCGGGCGACGCGCGGCCGAGAACCTCGGGCTGCGGGTGGTCCTCGTCGAGCGCGCCGGTTCCGGGCTCAGCGATCCGCACCGCTACCACCGCATCGGTGACTGGGCCGACGACATGGCCCATGTGGCCGACGTGCTGGGCGCCGACAAGGTCGGCGTCGTCGGACTGTCCGGCGGCGGTCCGTTCGCGCTGGCCTGCGCCGGCACGCCGGCACTGGCCGACCGCGTCGCGGCCGTCGCCGTCCTGGGCGGGGTGACCCCGTCGGTGGGTCCCGACGCCACCTGCAGCGGACCCATCGAGCTGGCGCGCAGGTTCGCCCCGGTGACCTCGGCGCTGCGACGCCCGTTCGCCAGGGTCACCGCGGGGCTGCTCACCCCGGTGATACCGCTGGCGCACCTGGCCTACCGCGGTCTGAGCGCGGCGATGCCCGACGGCGACAAGCAGGTGTTCGCCAACCCTGAGATCGAGGCGATGTTCATCGACGACATCGTGCACGCCGCCGCCGGCGGGTTCCAGGCGCTCCTCGACGACGCCCGGTTGTTCGGCCGGGACTGGGGCTTCCGGCTCGCCGATGTGAAGGTGCCGGTCCGCTGGTGGCACGGCGACGCCGACTCGATCATCTCGCTGGCCGATGCCCAGGCCGCCGCCGAGCACCTGCCTGCCGTCGAACTGCTGCTGATGCCCGACGAGAGTCACCTCGGAGGCTTCGCCAAGGCCGACGACGTGCTCGCGTTCCTGGCGCACCACCTGAGGACCGACGGGTCAGCGCGCCCCGTTGGTGACGATGACGCGGTCCCCGCCGCAGGCCTTGGCCTCGTACATGGCCGAATCGGCGGCGACGATCACGTCGACAAGGGCTGA
- a CDS encoding carboxymuconolactone decarboxylase family protein produces MSTPARIPPGGFKQLGPLNWAIAKLGARGIRRPRFSLMNVLGQHRLLFLTWLPLSGHLLYAGKLSRRDAEIVILRVGHLRDSEYELQQHRRLARSRGLDATMQARIFAGPDAEGLTDRERVLITATDEFVVTRGVSTETWQALATHYTRPQLIEFCLLAAQYDGLAATIATLQVPLDFPD; encoded by the coding sequence ATGAGTACACCCGCCCGTATCCCGCCCGGCGGGTTCAAGCAACTCGGTCCGCTGAACTGGGCCATCGCCAAGCTCGGCGCCCGCGGTATCCGCAGGCCGCGGTTCAGCCTGATGAACGTGCTGGGCCAGCACCGGCTGCTGTTCCTGACCTGGCTGCCGCTGTCGGGGCATCTGCTGTATGCGGGCAAGCTGTCCCGCCGCGACGCCGAGATCGTGATCCTGAGAGTCGGGCACCTGCGCGACAGCGAGTACGAGCTGCAGCAGCACCGCAGACTCGCCCGCAGCCGCGGTCTCGACGCCACCATGCAGGCGCGCATCTTCGCCGGTCCCGATGCCGAGGGACTGACCGACAGGGAACGCGTCCTGATCACCGCCACCGACGAGTTCGTCGTCACCCGTGGGGTCTCCACCGAGACGTGGCAGGCGCTCGCCACCCACTACACCAGGCCTCAGCTGATCGAATTCTGCCTGCTCGCAGCACAATACGACGGCCTCGCCGCGACCATCGCCACCCTGCAGGTTCCGCTGGACTTCCCCGATTAG
- the ramB gene encoding acetate metabolism transcriptional regulator RamB: MAKTFVGARVRQLRSERGFSQAGLAQMLEISPSYLNQIEHDVRPLTVPVLLRITEVFGVDATFFASQDDTRLIAELREVLMDRDLDVDVDPAEVADMVGAHPALARAMVNLHRRYQLTTTQLVAATEDRFSAGSGSGTSSGSGSISMPHEEVRDYFYQRQNYLHELDTAAEELTADMRVHRGDLAGDLTDRLRFVHGVTVIRRIDLGEGVLHRYDPTTRRLEVGAHLSAGQTVFRMAAELAYLECGGLIDKLVDEGKFTSEESRKLARMGLANYFAAATVLPYGQFHEVAEKFRYDIERLSAYYSVSYETTCHRLSTLQRPSMRGVPFSFVRVDRAGNMSKRQSATGFHFSSSGGTCPLWNVYETFANPGKISVQIAEMPDGRAYLWVARTVERRASRYGQPGKTFAIGLGCELRHAQRLVYSEGLMTGDPNVPATPIGAGCRVCERDNCPQRAFPALGRALDIDEHRSTVSPYLVRQQ; the protein is encoded by the coding sequence GTGGCCAAGACGTTCGTCGGCGCTCGCGTCCGGCAACTCCGCAGCGAACGCGGGTTCAGCCAGGCCGGGCTCGCCCAGATGCTGGAGATCTCCCCGAGCTACCTGAACCAGATCGAGCACGACGTGCGGCCGTTGACCGTGCCGGTGTTGCTGCGCATCACCGAGGTCTTCGGGGTGGACGCGACGTTCTTCGCCTCCCAGGACGACACCCGCCTGATCGCCGAGCTGCGTGAGGTCCTGATGGATCGGGACCTCGACGTCGACGTCGATCCGGCTGAGGTCGCCGACATGGTCGGCGCCCACCCGGCGCTGGCGAGGGCGATGGTGAACCTGCACCGCCGCTACCAACTGACCACCACCCAGCTCGTGGCCGCGACCGAGGACCGGTTCAGCGCCGGAAGCGGCAGCGGCACAAGCTCGGGCTCCGGCTCCATCTCCATGCCCCACGAAGAGGTGCGCGACTACTTCTACCAACGCCAGAACTATCTGCACGAACTCGACACCGCCGCCGAGGAACTCACCGCCGACATGCGGGTGCACCGCGGCGATCTGGCCGGCGACCTGACCGACCGGCTGCGATTCGTCCACGGCGTCACCGTGATTCGTCGCATCGACCTTGGCGAGGGGGTGCTGCACCGCTACGACCCGACGACCAGGCGCCTGGAGGTCGGCGCGCACCTGTCGGCGGGTCAAACGGTGTTCCGGATGGCCGCCGAGCTCGCCTACCTGGAATGCGGTGGACTGATCGACAAGCTGGTCGACGAGGGCAAGTTCACCAGCGAGGAGTCGCGCAAGCTGGCACGGATGGGATTGGCGAACTACTTCGCCGCCGCCACGGTGCTGCCCTACGGCCAGTTCCACGAAGTGGCCGAGAAGTTCCGCTACGACATCGAGCGGCTCTCGGCCTACTACTCGGTCAGCTATGAGACCACCTGCCACCGGCTGTCCACGCTGCAGCGACCCTCGATGAGAGGTGTGCCGTTCTCGTTCGTCCGCGTCGACCGGGCCGGGAACATGTCGAAACGTCAGTCCGCCACCGGGTTTCACTTCTCCTCCAGCGGCGGTACCTGTCCGCTGTGGAACGTCTACGAGACGTTCGCCAACCCCGGCAAGATCTCGGTGCAGATCGCCGAGATGCCCGACGGACGCGCCTACCTATGGGTGGCGCGCACCGTGGAGCGGCGCGCGTCGCGCTATGGTCAGCCGGGTAAGACGTTCGCGATCGGCCTCGGCTGCGAACTGCGGCATGCGCAGCGGCTGGTCTATTCGGAGGGGCTGATGACAGGTGACCCCAATGTCCCTGCGACCCCGATCGGTGCCGGATGCCGGGTGTGCGAACGAGACAACTGTCCGCAGCGGGCGTTCCCCGCGCTCGGCCGCGCGCTCGACATCGACGAACACCGGTCGACCGTGTCCCCCTATCTGGTGAGGCAGCAATGA
- a CDS encoding acyl-[acyl-carrier-protein] thioesterase, translating into MMPVPDPHPDVFDVQWPLRVADADREGRLKFDAATRHIQDVGTDQLREMGYEETHPLWIVRRTMIDMIEPIVFKDMLRLRRWCSGTSNRWCEMRVRIEGRKGGLVESEAFWININRETQGPARISDDFIEGLRRTTGESRLRWKPYLKPGSRDDAEHIRDYPVRVSDIDIFDHMNNSVYWSVVEDYLYSQPELMKSPLRVTIEHDLPVALGDKLEIIRHVHPAGSTDKFGEELADRTVTTLTFAVGEETKAVAAIFPV; encoded by the coding sequence ATGATGCCCGTCCCCGATCCGCACCCGGATGTCTTCGACGTCCAGTGGCCGCTGCGGGTCGCCGACGCGGACCGTGAGGGCCGGCTCAAATTCGACGCGGCCACCCGACACATCCAGGACGTCGGCACCGATCAGCTGCGTGAGATGGGCTACGAGGAGACCCATCCGCTGTGGATCGTGCGCCGCACGATGATCGACATGATCGAGCCGATCGTGTTCAAGGACATGTTGCGGCTGCGGCGCTGGTGTTCGGGCACGTCGAACCGGTGGTGCGAGATGCGGGTGCGCATCGAGGGCCGCAAGGGCGGACTCGTGGAATCCGAGGCGTTCTGGATCAACATCAACCGGGAGACCCAGGGCCCGGCGCGCATCTCCGACGACTTCATCGAAGGCCTGCGGCGCACCACCGGCGAGAGCCGTCTGCGCTGGAAGCCGTATCTGAAGCCGGGCAGCCGGGACGACGCCGAGCACATCCGGGATTACCCGGTCCGGGTCAGTGACATCGACATCTTCGACCACATGAACAACTCCGTGTACTGGAGCGTCGTGGAGGATTACCTTTACTCGCAGCCGGAGCTGATGAAGTCGCCGCTGCGGGTCACGATCGAGCACGACCTGCCGGTGGCGCTGGGCGACAAGCTGGAGATCATCCGGCACGTCCACCCGGCGGGTTCCACCGACAAATTCGGCGAGGAACTGGCCGATCGGACTGTTACAACGCTCACATTCGCCGTGGGCGAGGAGACCAAGGCCGTCGCGGCGATCTTTCCGGTCTGA
- the aceA gene encoding isocitrate lyase, which translates to MSTVGTPKSPEQIQHDWDHNPRWKGVTRTYTPADVVALQGHVVEEHTLARRGAEVLWEQLHNMDFVNALGALTGNMAVQQVRAGLKAIYLSGWQVAGDANLSGHTYPDQSLYPANSVPQVVRRINNALLRADEIAKVEGDTSVENWLAPIVADGEAGFGGALNVYELQKAMIAAGVAGSHWEDQLASEKKCGHLGGKVLIPTQQHIRTLTSARLAADVAGVPTVVIARTDAEAATLITSDVDERDKPFITGERTAEGFYRVKNGLEPCIARAKAYAPYSDLIWMETGTPDLELAKKFAEGVKSEFPDQMLAYNCSPSFNWRKHLDDATIAKFQKELGAMGFKFQFITLAGFHALNYSMFDLAYGYARNQMSAYVDLQEREFAAEERGYTATKHQREVGAGYFDRIATTVDPTSSTTALAGSTEEGQFH; encoded by the coding sequence ATGTCGACTGTTGGCACGCCGAAGTCGCCCGAGCAGATTCAGCACGACTGGGACCACAACCCCCGCTGGAAGGGCGTCACCCGCACCTACACCCCGGCCGACGTCGTCGCCCTGCAGGGCCACGTCGTCGAGGAGCACACCCTGGCCCGCCGCGGCGCCGAGGTGCTGTGGGAGCAGTTGCACAACATGGACTTCGTCAACGCGCTCGGCGCGCTGACCGGCAACATGGCCGTCCAGCAGGTGCGCGCCGGCCTCAAGGCCATCTACCTGTCCGGGTGGCAGGTCGCCGGCGATGCCAACCTGTCCGGCCACACCTACCCCGACCAGAGCCTCTACCCGGCCAACTCGGTGCCGCAGGTGGTGCGCCGCATCAACAACGCGCTGCTGCGTGCCGACGAGATCGCCAAGGTCGAGGGTGACACCTCGGTGGAGAACTGGCTGGCCCCGATCGTGGCCGACGGTGAGGCCGGCTTCGGTGGCGCGCTGAACGTCTACGAGCTGCAGAAGGCGATGATCGCCGCCGGTGTCGCCGGATCGCACTGGGAGGACCAGCTGGCCTCGGAGAAAAAGTGCGGCCACCTCGGTGGCAAGGTGCTGATCCCGACCCAGCAGCACATCCGCACCCTGACCTCGGCCCGGCTCGCCGCTGACGTGGCCGGCGTTCCCACCGTCGTCATCGCCCGTACCGACGCCGAGGCCGCGACGCTGATCACCTCCGACGTCGACGAGCGCGACAAGCCGTTCATCACCGGTGAGCGCACCGCCGAGGGCTTCTACCGGGTCAAGAACGGCCTGGAGCCCTGCATCGCCCGCGCCAAGGCCTACGCGCCGTACTCCGACCTGATCTGGATGGAGACCGGCACCCCGGACCTGGAGCTGGCCAAGAAGTTCGCCGAGGGCGTCAAGAGCGAGTTCCCGGACCAGATGCTGGCCTACAACTGCTCGCCGTCGTTCAACTGGCGCAAGCACCTCGACGACGCCACGATCGCGAAGTTCCAGAAGGAGCTCGGCGCGATGGGCTTCAAGTTCCAGTTCATCACGCTGGCCGGCTTCCACGCGCTCAACTACTCGATGTTCGATCTGGCCTACGGCTACGCCCGCAACCAGATGAGCGCCTACGTGGACCTGCAGGAGCGCGAGTTCGCGGCCGAGGAGCGCGGCTACACCGCCACCAAGCACCAGCGTGAGGTGGGCGCGGGCTACTTCGACCGCATCGCCACCACGGTGGACCCGACCAGCTCGACCACCGCGCTGGCGGGTTCGACCGAAGAGGGCCAGTTCCACTAA
- a CDS encoding 3-hydroxybutyryl-CoA dehydrogenase, producing the protein MSIERVGVVGAGQMGSGIAEVAAKAGVNVVVYEPSEELANAGRDRITASLERARAKGKLAADDFEVTLARLTFSSDLSDLADRQLVIEAIVEDEAVKAKVFAQLDEVVTDPEAVLASNTSSIPIMKIAAATKNPSRVLGLHFFNPVPVLPLVELVNTLVTSDEAIARVERFAGEVLGKKVVRCGDRSGFIVNALLVPYLLSAIRMAEAGVATVEDIDTAVVAGLSHPMGPLRLSDLIGLDTMKLIADSMYDEYKDPNFAPPPLLQRMVEAGQLGKKSGKGFYTY; encoded by the coding sequence ATGAGCATCGAACGCGTAGGTGTGGTCGGCGCCGGCCAGATGGGCTCGGGAATCGCCGAGGTGGCGGCCAAGGCGGGCGTGAACGTCGTGGTCTACGAGCCCAGCGAAGAGCTCGCGAACGCGGGCCGGGACCGCATCACCGCGTCGCTGGAGCGTGCCAGGGCCAAGGGCAAACTGGCCGCCGACGACTTCGAGGTCACGCTCGCCCGTCTGACGTTCAGCTCCGACCTGTCCGACCTTGCCGACCGCCAGCTGGTCATCGAGGCGATCGTCGAGGACGAGGCCGTCAAGGCCAAGGTCTTCGCGCAGCTCGACGAGGTGGTCACCGACCCGGAGGCGGTGCTGGCGTCGAACACCTCCAGCATCCCGATCATGAAGATCGCCGCCGCGACCAAGAACCCGAGCCGCGTGCTGGGACTGCACTTCTTCAACCCCGTGCCGGTGCTGCCGCTGGTCGAGCTCGTCAACACGCTGGTGACCTCCGACGAGGCGATCGCGCGGGTGGAGCGGTTCGCCGGGGAGGTGCTGGGCAAGAAGGTGGTGCGCTGCGGGGACCGGTCGGGCTTCATCGTCAACGCGTTGCTGGTGCCCTATCTGCTGTCGGCCATCCGGATGGCCGAGGCCGGGGTCGCCACCGTCGAGGACATCGACACCGCTGTCGTGGCCGGGCTCTCGCACCCGATGGGGCCGTTGCGGCTGTCCGACCTGATCGGCCTGGACACCATGAAGCTGATCGCGGACTCGATGTACGACGAGTACAAGGACCCGAACTTCGCCCCGCCGCCGTTGCTGCAGCGCATGGTCGAGGCCGGACAACTGGGCAAGAAGTCGGGGAAGGGCTTCTACACCTACTGA